The Sporocytophaga myxococcoides genome includes a window with the following:
- a CDS encoding DUF1622 domain-containing protein, with amino-acid sequence MEEIVKSITTALARGAEIAAALVIGIASVRAIAMFLGNYFKKLAPQKISIEDIRLSLGRSLALALEFLLGADILKTAVAPTWNEIGQLAAIAVLRTALNFFLDRELRNNEISRSGESAS; translated from the coding sequence ATGGAAGAAATAGTAAAGTCAATAACCACTGCATTGGCAAGAGGGGCGGAAATTGCGGCAGCGTTAGTTATTGGCATTGCTTCTGTCAGGGCAATTGCAATGTTTTTAGGTAATTATTTTAAAAAGTTAGCACCCCAAAAAATATCCATTGAAGACATCCGCCTTTCCTTAGGACGTTCTCTGGCATTGGCTCTGGAATTTCTTTTAGGTGCAGACATTCTTAAAACTGCCGTAGCTCCGACGTGGAATGAAATTGGTCAGCTTGCAGCAATAGCGGTATTACGAACAGCCCTTAACTTTTTTCTGGACCGGGAACTTAGAAATAATGAGATTAGCAGGTCTGGTGAGTCTGCAAGCTGA
- the rpoN gene encoding RNA polymerase factor sigma-54, whose amino-acid sequence MQKLGLNQTLQQKLSPQQIQFIKLLQIPTAELESRIEEELEINPALEEGKEDYSSEESQSESEYDQEEGEGDGDNYNDDELSVEDYIRDDDISGYKMVGDGPSEDEDKEMPIASGSTLADSLISQLGFLKLDERQTNIGKQLIGSIDSDGYIRRELEQIVDDLAFGQNIETNAEEIEKILFRIQQFDPAGIGARSLQECLILQLERKDDTDPAVEVALKIVEENFEEFTKKHYDKIQKRLDIDDDLMKQAIHLITKLNPKPGGGAVDDVKTQYIIPDFILVNNHGKLELSLNSRNAPELRISRSYTEMFDTYDKSAKKDKKLKEAVSFVKQKLDAAKWFIDAIKQRQLTLMRTMEAIVKYQYDFFLEGDEAKLKPMILKDIATEINMDISTVSRVANSKSVQTEFGIYPLKYFFSEGISTESGEDVSSREVKHILKEIIDAEDKRKPCSDEKLEKLLKERGYPIARRTVAKYREQLNIPVARLRKEL is encoded by the coding sequence ATGCAAAAATTAGGATTAAACCAGACTTTACAACAAAAACTTTCACCTCAGCAGATTCAATTTATAAAACTGCTGCAGATCCCTACTGCCGAGCTGGAGAGCAGAATTGAGGAAGAGCTTGAAATAAACCCGGCACTGGAAGAAGGTAAAGAGGATTATTCTTCGGAGGAAAGTCAGTCTGAAAGTGAATATGATCAGGAGGAAGGTGAAGGAGATGGCGATAATTATAACGATGACGAATTAAGTGTTGAAGACTATATCCGTGATGATGATATCAGTGGATATAAAATGGTCGGAGATGGTCCTAGTGAAGATGAAGACAAAGAAATGCCCATAGCCAGCGGTTCTACACTGGCCGATTCACTTATCAGTCAGTTAGGATTCCTGAAGCTGGATGAACGTCAGACGAATATTGGAAAACAACTCATCGGAAGCATTGACAGTGATGGCTATATTCGAAGAGAATTAGAGCAAATTGTAGATGATCTGGCTTTTGGTCAGAATATCGAAACCAATGCAGAGGAAATAGAAAAAATACTTTTCAGAATTCAGCAATTTGATCCTGCAGGTATAGGTGCTCGATCTCTTCAAGAATGTCTTATTCTTCAGCTTGAAAGAAAAGACGATACTGATCCTGCAGTTGAAGTTGCGCTTAAAATTGTTGAAGAAAACTTCGAAGAATTTACTAAAAAACATTACGATAAAATCCAGAAAAGACTGGATATCGATGATGACCTTATGAAACAGGCCATACATCTGATTACCAAACTGAATCCTAAACCTGGAGGAGGTGCTGTTGATGACGTCAAAACTCAATACATTATTCCTGATTTTATTTTAGTCAATAATCATGGAAAACTTGAGCTTTCTCTGAACTCCAGAAATGCTCCAGAGTTAAGAATCAGCAGATCGTATACTGAAATGTTTGATACTTATGACAAAAGTGCCAAGAAAGATAAAAAACTTAAGGAGGCAGTGTCGTTTGTCAAACAAAAACTTGATGCAGCCAAGTGGTTTATTGATGCTATCAAGCAGAGACAGCTGACGCTTATGCGAACCATGGAAGCCATTGTAAAATATCAGTATGACTTTTTTCTGGAAGGAGATGAAGCCAAACTGAAACCAATGATATTAAAAGATATCGCAACGGAGATTAATATGGATATTTCAACAGTATCCAGAGTGGCAAATAGTAAATCTGTTCAGACAGAATTTGGAATTTACCCATTAAAGTATTTCTTTTCAGAAGGAATTTCCACAGAATCAGGGGAGGATGTCAGCAGTAGAGAAGTGAAACATATTCTTAAGGAAATTATTGATGCAGAAGATAAGAGGAAGCCTTGTTCAGATGAAAAACTTGAAAAACTTCTGAAAGAAAGAGGCTATCCGATTGCAAGAAGGACAGTCGCAAAATACAGGGAACAATTGAATATCCCTGTTGCCAGATTAAGAAAGGAATTATAA
- a CDS encoding outer membrane beta-barrel protein: protein MRNIFFYLSFLLIAFNTSAKTSSDSTSSHDEYKGRHLIRAFRLDLYLNQLADHPGELDLSAWGSRGAAFGHYFHVKIVKKLYFTPGISLAFDNYSFSAKNTNLFMSQDSLVVFADMDPEKTYKKSKLSLTYLDVPLELRFQSKRYWPRAVKVAVGFKAGVLLKSMTKVKFKENDETVKEKEIRDFNVNRFRYGLTARIGIGGMSLYGYYSLNKLFNDNKGPDATPFLVGLTFSSF, encoded by the coding sequence ATGAGAAATATCTTTTTTTACCTTTCATTTCTTCTTATTGCCTTTAATACCAGTGCAAAAACAAGTTCGGATTCTACTTCCAGTCATGACGAATATAAGGGCAGGCACCTCATAAGGGCTTTCAGACTGGATCTGTACCTGAATCAACTGGCTGATCATCCGGGGGAATTAGATTTAAGCGCTTGGGGATCAAGAGGGGCAGCTTTTGGCCACTATTTTCATGTAAAAATTGTCAAAAAACTCTATTTCACCCCAGGGATCAGTCTGGCTTTTGACAATTATTCCTTTTCAGCAAAAAACACCAATCTATTTATGTCTCAGGACTCTTTAGTCGTCTTTGCAGATATGGATCCTGAAAAAACATATAAAAAGTCAAAATTAAGTCTGACTTATCTGGATGTTCCGCTTGAATTAAGATTTCAATCTAAACGTTACTGGCCAAGGGCTGTCAAAGTGGCTGTAGGATTTAAAGCCGGCGTCCTTTTAAAGTCAATGACAAAAGTAAAATTCAAGGAAAATGACGAAACAGTTAAGGAAAAAGAAATAAGAGACTTTAACGTTAACAGGTTTCGTTATGGACTTACAGCCCGGATAGGTATTGGAGGAATGAGTTTATATGGATATTACAGCTTAAACAAGCTTTTTAATGATAACAAAGGACCGGATGCAACTCCATTTCTTGTAGGCTTAACATTTTCCTCCTTTTAA
- a CDS encoding NAD(P)H-hydrate dehydratase gives MRSFSLMKILSADQIRALDAYTIKNEPITSIDLMERASVTFVNWFIKRFKPHREVYIFCGPGNNGGDGLAVGRLLTHVQYSVKVFIFSSDRYSKDFDINLKRLEKLVTITKINSKEDIPILSIGGIVIDAIFGSGLSRPVGGLYADIIKSINDSKVTRVAIDIASGLFCDANNEDPVKLKVDYTFTFQLPKLSFLFPQNEDYTGCWVIGDIGLNKSFIESQSSAFTYVEEEEAFSVVKPRSKFSHKGDYGKVLIMAGSYGMMGAAVLSGKSCYRAGAGLVKFHSPRCGVQILQSSLPEAILSVDPEENFISSLPDISGFNTVAAGPGWYEGAESAFLLQQIFENKNINLVLDAGALNVLSKNKELLNALPQNTILTPHPGEFKRLAGEFSNDYSRLEGLRKFSQRYKCIMVLKGANTMVALPDGNVSFNSTGNPGMATAGSGDVLTGIIAALLAQGYSPAMASKLGVYLHGYAGDRAASKSGTASIIAEDIIDGVKDFYLEFDKKYSASL, from the coding sequence ATGAGGTCTTTTAGCCTTATGAAAATCCTCTCCGCTGACCAGATAAGGGCACTTGATGCCTATACAATTAAGAACGAGCCAATTACATCCATCGACCTAATGGAGAGGGCTTCAGTAACTTTTGTTAATTGGTTTATAAAACGATTTAAGCCGCATAGAGAAGTTTATATTTTTTGTGGTCCGGGAAACAATGGTGGCGACGGACTCGCAGTTGGCCGTTTATTGACCCATGTACAATATTCTGTTAAGGTCTTTATTTTTTCTTCCGACAGATATAGCAAAGACTTTGACATTAATTTAAAAAGACTTGAAAAGCTTGTAACTATTACCAAGATCAATTCAAAGGAAGATATCCCAATTTTATCTATAGGAGGAATTGTTATTGATGCAATCTTTGGCTCCGGATTGTCAAGACCTGTTGGTGGCTTATATGCAGATATTATAAAATCTATTAATGATTCGAAAGTTACTAGAGTTGCAATAGATATAGCTTCAGGACTTTTCTGCGATGCAAATAATGAAGATCCAGTTAAGCTGAAGGTTGATTATACCTTTACATTTCAATTACCGAAACTTTCATTTCTGTTTCCTCAGAATGAAGATTACACTGGTTGCTGGGTTATAGGAGATATCGGACTAAATAAATCTTTTATTGAAAGTCAAAGTTCGGCGTTTACTTATGTTGAAGAAGAAGAAGCTTTTTCTGTCGTAAAACCAAGAAGTAAGTTTAGCCACAAGGGGGACTATGGAAAAGTATTGATTATGGCAGGCAGCTACGGAATGATGGGGGCGGCAGTTTTAAGTGGAAAGTCTTGTTACAGAGCAGGAGCAGGATTAGTAAAATTCCATTCGCCTAGGTGTGGTGTTCAAATATTGCAGTCTTCCTTGCCAGAGGCTATTCTCAGTGTTGATCCGGAAGAAAATTTTATCTCAAGCCTTCCTGACATTTCAGGTTTTAATACAGTAGCTGCAGGACCCGGATGGTATGAAGGGGCTGAATCGGCATTTCTTCTACAGCAGATTTTTGAAAATAAGAATATTAATCTTGTGCTTGATGCGGGGGCTTTAAATGTATTAAGTAAAAACAAGGAACTATTGAATGCACTCCCACAAAATACGATCCTTACTCCACATCCTGGTGAATTCAAAAGACTCGCTGGAGAGTTTTCAAATGATTATTCAAGATTAGAGGGACTCAGAAAGTTTTCACAAAGATACAAATGCATCATGGTATTAAAGGGCGCAAACACTATGGTTGCATTACCGGATGGAAATGTAAGCTTCAACAGTACAGGTAATCCGGGAATGGCTACTGCGGGGAGTGGAGATGTATTGACAGGCATTATAGCCGCTCTTCTGGCACAGGGATACAGTCCAGCAATGGCCTCTAAATTAGGGGTTTATTTACATGGATATGCAGGAGATCGTGCAGCATCCAAATCGGGAACAGCATCAATCATCGCAGAAGATATTATTGATGGTGTTAAAGATTTTTACCTGGAATTCGACAAGAAATATAGTGCCTCATTATGA
- a CDS encoding enoyl-CoA hydratase/isomerase family protein has protein sequence MYQHILLEKKGGTARLTLNRPEVYNALNETLCREIQQALKEVNDDKTIKVLILTGAGKGFCSGLDLKSINIKDSSVSDVVKALFNPMVTWIRTLNIPVIALVNGPAVGAGCSLALAADMVIAEENASFGFSFVKIGLIPDTGISYFLPRLAGSLKAFELFALGKTITATEAVHYGLINTAIKQEELEDTIEKLAAYFVAAPTKAIGFIKKLVTESSENSLSLMLDKEAVFQEKAAHTNDFKEGVAAFITKRRPDFKGE, from the coding sequence ATGTACCAGCATATTTTATTGGAAAAAAAAGGCGGAACTGCAAGATTAACTCTGAACAGACCGGAAGTGTATAATGCTCTTAATGAAACCCTTTGCAGAGAAATTCAGCAGGCTTTAAAAGAAGTTAATGATGACAAAACGATAAAAGTCTTAATTCTAACCGGAGCTGGAAAGGGCTTTTGCAGTGGTCTTGATCTGAAGTCAATCAATATTAAAGATTCCAGTGTATCTGATGTCGTTAAGGCTTTGTTCAACCCTATGGTAACATGGATAAGAACACTCAATATCCCTGTAATTGCTTTGGTAAACGGACCTGCAGTAGGAGCTGGATGTTCACTGGCATTAGCAGCTGATATGGTGATTGCAGAAGAAAATGCATCTTTTGGGTTTTCATTTGTAAAAATAGGTTTGATTCCGGATACTGGAATATCTTATTTTTTACCGCGATTGGCTGGAAGTCTCAAAGCATTCGAACTTTTCGCTTTGGGAAAAACAATTACTGCTACGGAGGCTGTGCACTATGGCCTAATAAACACTGCTATAAAACAAGAAGAGCTGGAAGATACAATAGAAAAATTAGCGGCTTATTTTGTAGCTGCTCCGACCAAAGCCATCGGTTTTATAAAAAAACTGGTTACGGAATCCAGCGAAAACTCTTTATCTTTAATGCTGGATAAGGAAGCTGTCTTCCAGGAAAAAGCAGCTCACACAAATGACTTTAAAGAGGGAGTTGCAGCATTCATAACTAAAAGGAGACCTGATTTTAAAGGAGAATAG
- a CDS encoding rhodanese-like domain-containing protein has product MKLTSKLTVIFIMLISVGILSFTLNKNDNPFTEEYLIEPSELARILNSSTAKQPVIFNMGPMQPIKGSVNVGIGNSTSGMNQLQTKVSKLNKNQFIVIYCGCCAMQNCPNVKQPYDFLKNAGFENFKILNIKSSLSEDWVNKGYPMN; this is encoded by the coding sequence ATGAAACTAACTTCGAAACTAACTGTAATCTTCATAATGCTAATTTCTGTTGGCATTCTTTCATTTACATTAAATAAAAATGACAATCCATTTACCGAGGAATATCTGATTGAGCCCTCAGAACTAGCCAGAATTCTGAATAGTTCCACGGCCAAACAACCAGTCATTTTTAATATGGGACCTATGCAACCTATTAAAGGATCTGTAAATGTGGGTATTGGAAACAGTACTTCTGGAATGAATCAACTTCAGACTAAAGTGAGCAAGCTAAATAAAAATCAGTTTATTGTTATTTACTGTGGGTGCTGTGCAATGCAAAATTGTCCTAATGTAAAGCAGCCTTACGATTTCCTTAAAAATGCTGGTTTTGAAAATTTTAAAATTCTTAATATTAAAAGTAGTTTGAGTGAAGATTGGGTAAACAAAGGATATCCAATGAATTAA
- a CDS encoding acyltransferase domain-containing protein yields MNKEIIFMFSGQGSQYYQMGRELYENNTVFSYWMDHCNEIVAPLIQNSLVEILYGQEGKSQPFDRLLYTNPALLCVEYCQFKVLKEMGIQPDYLIGYSLGELIATIASGAVSLEDGIRLVINLARLAEEKTQPASMLAIMESESIINKFPELFADCRCTGTNFQENFVVGGLPHAIQNLHLNLNKFNIISQVLPVKQGFHTEFIDPIEAEVKQLVRSINLSEMKIPIISSAKSEVVKVLNEDYFWEVIRLPVNFEFTIKRILEVGDYIFIDAGPSGTLSTFVKYILSSNACSVSLPMINQFGSDLSAIEKLKTSFFSNVS; encoded by the coding sequence ATGAATAAAGAAATCATTTTTATGTTCTCAGGCCAGGGTTCTCAATACTATCAAATGGGAAGGGAATTATATGAAAATAATACCGTATTCAGCTATTGGATGGACCATTGTAATGAAATCGTTGCTCCATTAATTCAAAACTCATTAGTTGAAATTCTTTATGGGCAGGAGGGGAAGAGCCAACCATTTGATCGCTTGCTTTATACTAACCCTGCTTTATTGTGTGTGGAGTACTGCCAGTTCAAAGTACTTAAAGAGATGGGTATTCAGCCAGATTACCTTATTGGTTATAGCCTTGGTGAATTAATAGCTACTATAGCTTCCGGTGCTGTATCTCTGGAAGATGGGATTCGCTTAGTTATAAATTTAGCCAGACTTGCCGAAGAAAAGACACAGCCTGCATCGATGTTGGCAATCATGGAATCAGAAAGTATTATAAACAAATTTCCAGAACTGTTTGCCGATTGCAGATGCACCGGAACAAATTTTCAGGAGAATTTTGTAGTAGGTGGTTTGCCTCATGCAATTCAGAATTTGCATCTTAATTTAAATAAGTTCAATATAATCTCTCAGGTACTGCCAGTTAAACAAGGATTTCACACAGAATTTATTGATCCGATTGAAGCGGAAGTGAAGCAATTGGTGAGGAGTATTAATCTATCAGAAATGAAAATACCAATTATATCATCAGCAAAATCTGAGGTTGTTAAAGTACTGAATGAAGATTATTTCTGGGAAGTAATTCGCTTACCTGTTAATTTTGAATTTACCATTAAGAGAATTCTTGAGGTAGGCGATTATATTTTTATAGATGCGGGGCCGAGCGGGACTCTGTCTACTTTTGTCAAATATATTCTTTCTTCTAATGCCTGTTCCGTTTCTCTGCCAATGATCAATCAATTCGGAAGCGATTTGAGTGCTATTGAAAAATTGAAAACTTCTTTTTTCTCGAACGTAAGCTGA
- a CDS encoding lipocalin family protein, with translation MKLKLTLLALSGLLVFAGCKKDKDDDATPSNPPQNTNTKELLVGKNWKLTGAKAFLGDSIDVYNNPLYATYVDCYKDDIITYSEQGTYALNDGDKTCSPALQTSGTWELSADQKTLFMDKGTESERTFNITSITSTTLIANTAFDTDFGPVQAKGTFTAQ, from the coding sequence ATGAAATTAAAACTGACACTATTGGCTCTTTCAGGCCTATTGGTTTTCGCCGGTTGCAAAAAAGACAAGGATGATGATGCCACTCCAAGTAATCCGCCTCAAAATACTAATACTAAAGAGCTTCTCGTTGGGAAAAACTGGAAATTAACAGGTGCAAAGGCTTTTCTGGGTGATTCCATAGATGTTTACAATAATCCGTTATATGCAACTTATGTGGATTGCTATAAAGATGATATCATTACATACAGCGAACAGGGTACATACGCCTTAAACGATGGAGATAAGACTTGTTCGCCAGCTCTTCAAACTTCCGGCACATGGGAACTTTCAGCTGATCAAAAAACTTTGTTTATGGACAAAGGAACAGAAAGTGAAAGAACTTTTAATATTACTTCAATTACAAGCACTACTTTAATTGCAAATACTGCCTTTGATACCGATTTTGGACCAGTACAAGCAAAGGGCACCTTCACTGCTCAATAA
- the asnS gene encoding asparagine--tRNA ligase, whose product MKRTKITHLLNSKEFGKSFNVKGWVRTKRGNKNVSFIALNDGSTINNIQIVAEASSFSEENLKDVTTGACISVTGKLVESPAQGQPVELQAIEIEVLGTADPQTFQLQKKGHTLEFLREIAHLRPRTNTFGAVLRIRHHMAFAVNKFFNDKGFVYLHTPIITGSDAEGAGAMFRVTTLDAANPPKNPDGSVNYKEDFFGKETNLTVSGQLEGELGAMALGEIYTFGPTFRAENSNTARHLAEFWMIEPEMAFYDIHDNMDLAEEFLKYLVQYALDNCSDDLEFLNKMYDKELIDRLKSVVNTPFERVSYTTAVEILQKSGQKFEYKVDWGTDLQSEHERYLVEKHFKKPVILTDYPEKIKAFYMKQNEDGKTVRAMDVLFPGIGEIIGGSQREENYEKLLRRVKEVGIHEQDIWWYLETRKFGTAPHSGFGLGFERLMLFVTGMGNIRDVIPFPRTPQSAEF is encoded by the coding sequence GTGAAAAGAACAAAAATAACACACCTCCTGAATTCCAAGGAGTTTGGAAAATCATTCAATGTAAAAGGTTGGGTAAGGACGAAAAGAGGAAATAAGAATGTCTCCTTTATAGCGCTTAATGACGGCTCTACTATAAATAATATACAAATCGTAGCAGAAGCTTCTTCTTTCAGTGAAGAAAATCTTAAAGATGTCACTACAGGAGCCTGCATTTCTGTCACAGGAAAGCTTGTTGAGTCTCCTGCACAGGGACAACCTGTTGAACTGCAGGCAATAGAAATCGAAGTTCTGGGAACTGCTGATCCTCAAACTTTCCAGTTGCAGAAAAAAGGACATACTCTGGAATTTTTAAGAGAAATCGCTCATTTACGTCCCCGTACGAATACCTTTGGAGCTGTCTTGAGAATCAGACACCACATGGCTTTTGCGGTAAATAAATTCTTCAATGACAAAGGATTTGTATATCTGCATACACCGATCATTACCGGTTCTGATGCTGAAGGTGCGGGAGCGATGTTTAGGGTAACAACTCTGGATGCTGCAAACCCTCCTAAAAATCCTGACGGATCTGTTAACTATAAAGAAGATTTCTTCGGAAAAGAAACCAATCTGACAGTATCCGGTCAGCTGGAAGGTGAGTTGGGAGCAATGGCACTTGGTGAAATTTACACCTTCGGACCTACCTTCAGAGCTGAAAACTCCAATACTGCAAGACACCTTGCTGAGTTCTGGATGATTGAGCCTGAAATGGCATTTTATGACATCCATGACAACATGGATCTGGCTGAAGAATTCCTAAAATACTTGGTGCAATATGCACTTGACAACTGCTCTGACGATCTTGAATTCCTGAATAAAATGTATGATAAGGAATTGATCGACAGGTTAAAATCTGTTGTCAATACACCTTTTGAAAGAGTGTCTTATACCACTGCGGTTGAAATACTCCAAAAAAGCGGACAAAAATTCGAGTACAAAGTCGACTGGGGAACTGACCTTCAGTCAGAGCATGAGCGTTATCTTGTTGAAAAACACTTTAAAAAACCTGTAATTCTGACAGATTATCCTGAAAAGATTAAAGCTTTTTACATGAAGCAAAATGAGGATGGAAAAACTGTAAGAGCAATGGACGTGCTTTTCCCTGGTATCGGAGAAATCATTGGTGGATCTCAGAGAGAAGAAAACTATGAAAAACTGCTTCGCAGGGTTAAAGAGGTGGGGATTCATGAGCAGGATATCTGGTGGTACCTTGAAACAAGAAAATTCGGAACGGCACCTCACTCTGGCTTCGGACTTGGCTTTGAAAGATTAATGTTGTTCGTAACAGGAATGGGTAATATCAGAGATGTTATTCCTTTCCCAAGAACTCCGCAAAGCGCAGAGTTTTAA